A window of the Elusimicrobiota bacterium genome harbors these coding sequences:
- a CDS encoding OPT/YSL family transporter: MKELNWRLLLLGGLLCAVAAAATPYVTLKLGQSVDLTMGGMFLAAFVLGKRMQGQELAVELNIIQTMIGLVSSIAFMVVILAAFYYIQNVFGRNIGFNLTTWQMFLWLFVSANLGVFMGIFPRGSILRDHSIPWPGSKATLSVAQTLTDPKANVTSKRRRDLLLVSTGIAGFLTFLRDGLGVITSIVANPALNIALGPEFAAFGLGMLVPLSVGLSGLLGTWLVSAFGELVGKYSALSGVAQENFGNCLNTLNSVGGLDGAKKAQAMDFLNTTCGKAGEFVGASSHFKYVVQWMMWPATAMMIAAALTSVIIPIVLHFMHRDKVKFEKHELKSLADENIPLWWTTTGIAVSVTLLVWMTSTWFAMPWEEVLLAVAIQPLLIVAGLRVLGITGSGPVSLMANATQFLFGLIWPAQIRSNLTAAYVSANPQATSENVVPSFWVAQRLGGKFKTLILAQLIVIPIGAILTPIMFNMLERTYGIGLNPGQLAAPTGLKIATLAIVMEKGLSFLPHGALQASVIAIFIGVFFELLLAFKKTNKQGHEVSRFWFVPIPAALGFALILPASLNIGMAIGSVISAVWHQFSPEEGGGFDLYATPLASGLVAGEAMVGSILLPALATVMEFVKH, from the coding sequence ATGAAAGAACTTAACTGGCGGTTGCTGTTGCTGGGCGGTTTATTGTGCGCCGTGGCCGCAGCCGCGACCCCGTACGTAACGCTGAAGCTCGGGCAGAGCGTGGACCTGACCATGGGCGGCATGTTCCTGGCCGCCTTCGTGCTTGGCAAGCGCATGCAGGGCCAGGAGCTCGCCGTAGAGCTCAACATCATACAGACCATGATAGGCCTCGTGTCCAGTATCGCCTTCATGGTGGTCATACTCGCGGCGTTCTACTACATCCAGAACGTATTTGGCCGCAACATCGGCTTCAACCTGACCACCTGGCAGATGTTCCTCTGGCTGTTCGTCTCCGCCAACCTCGGTGTGTTCATGGGAATATTCCCGAGGGGCTCCATCCTGAGGGACCACTCCATCCCGTGGCCGGGCAGCAAGGCGACACTTAGCGTGGCGCAGACCCTGACCGATCCCAAGGCCAATGTCACCAGCAAGAGGCGGCGCGACCTGCTGCTGGTCAGCACCGGCATCGCCGGCTTTCTGACCTTTCTGCGCGACGGGCTCGGCGTCATCACCTCCATCGTCGCCAACCCGGCCCTGAACATAGCGCTGGGGCCCGAGTTCGCGGCCTTCGGCCTTGGCATGCTGGTACCGCTCTCCGTAGGCCTTTCCGGCCTGCTCGGCACCTGGCTTGTCAGCGCCTTCGGCGAACTGGTGGGTAAGTACTCCGCCCTCTCCGGCGTGGCCCAGGAGAACTTCGGCAACTGCCTGAACACGCTCAACTCCGTGGGCGGCCTGGACGGCGCAAAGAAGGCGCAGGCGATGGACTTTCTGAACACCACCTGCGGCAAGGCCGGGGAGTTCGTTGGCGCCTCTTCCCACTTCAAGTACGTGGTGCAGTGGATGATGTGGCCGGCCACGGCCATGATGATAGCTGCAGCGCTTACAAGCGTGATCATCCCGATAGTCCTCCATTTCATGCACCGGGACAAGGTCAAATTCGAGAAGCATGAGCTCAAGTCCCTGGCCGACGAGAACATACCGCTCTGGTGGACCACTACCGGCATCGCCGTCAGCGTAACGCTGCTGGTCTGGATGACCAGTACCTGGTTCGCGATGCCCTGGGAGGAGGTGCTGCTGGCGGTGGCCATACAGCCCCTCCTGATCGTGGCCGGCCTGCGGGTGCTCGGCATCACCGGCTCCGGGCCGGTCTCGCTGATGGCCAACGCCACGCAGTTCCTGTTCGGGCTGATCTGGCCCGCGCAAATCAGGTCCAACCTGACCGCCGCCTACGTCAGCGCCAATCCGCAGGCCACCTCGGAGAACGTCGTGCCATCGTTCTGGGTGGCCCAGCGCCTGGGCGGCAAATTCAAGACCCTGATCCTGGCCCAGCTGATAGTGATACCGATAGGCGCGATCCTGACGCCGATAATGTTCAATATGCTGGAGCGCACCTACGGCATAGGTCTCAACCCGGGCCAGCTCGCCGCCCCTACGGGCCTGAAGATAGCCACGCTCGCCATCGTGATGGAGAAAGGCCTGTCCTTCCTCCCGCACGGCGCGCTGCAGGCGTCCGTTATCGCGATCTTCATCGGCGTCTTCTTCGAGCTGCTGCTCGCTTTCAAGAAGACCAACAAGCAGGGCCACGAGGTGAGCCGCTTCTGGTTTGTGCCGATACCGGCGGCGCTGGGATTTGCGCTGATCCTGCCGGCCTCGCTGAACATCGGCATGGCCATCGGCAGCGTGATCTCGGCCGTCTGGCACCAGTTCTCCCCGGAGGAAGGCGGAGGGTTCGATCTTTATGCGACGCCCCTGGCCTCCGGTCTGGTGGCGGGAGAGGCGATGGTGGGATCGATCCTGCTTCCGGCGCTGGCGACAGTGATGGAATTCGTCAAGCATTAG
- a CDS encoding ammonium transporter — protein MKKNHVLLLCAIAGILLFPAGVFATEIAADGLRQVQQYNFSIHILAMLLVGFGFLMVSVKKYGYSATTGTYLVVAVGLPVYMFLRSTGVLSSEAFPADSVKALLFAEFAVAAALIAMGAVLGRLKLHQYALLALIIVPAYMVNEWLVLDGGLGITKGFQDSAGSIIIHAFGAYFGLGLAMAFTKKEHLSVAIKTDETSDRFSMIGSMVLWLFWPSFCSAVVPDAQAQQTAVNTIMALCGATVMTFILSSALRKGKPAIADMANAALAGGVAIGAACNIVSAPVAFGIGLLAGGLCVIGYVVIQPKLQAALKIVDTCGVHNLHGMPGLLGGLVAILFVPGIMKAQLTGIVVTVIFAYVCGAVGGYVIRIFGAKAMVMVYEDKGEFATAEE, from the coding sequence ATGAAAAAAAACCATGTGTTGCTTCTGTGCGCCATTGCAGGTATTCTATTGTTCCCAGCCGGAGTTTTTGCTACTGAAATAGCCGCCGACGGCTTGCGGCAGGTCCAGCAGTACAATTTTTCCATCCACATTCTGGCCATGCTTCTGGTGGGCTTCGGGTTCCTGATGGTGTCCGTGAAAAAATACGGCTACAGCGCGACTACCGGCACCTACCTGGTTGTGGCGGTCGGACTGCCGGTTTACATGTTCCTCCGCTCCACCGGCGTTTTATCTTCCGAGGCTTTCCCGGCGGACAGCGTCAAGGCGCTTCTGTTCGCCGAATTCGCGGTGGCGGCGGCCCTTATCGCCATGGGCGCGGTGCTGGGCAGACTTAAGCTTCACCAATACGCGCTTCTGGCCCTGATAATAGTTCCCGCTTATATGGTCAACGAATGGCTTGTTCTCGACGGCGGGCTCGGCATAACCAAAGGTTTTCAGGATTCGGCGGGCTCGATAATTATTCACGCCTTCGGCGCGTATTTCGGGCTTGGCCTTGCGATGGCGTTCACAAAAAAGGAACACCTGTCCGTAGCAATTAAAACGGATGAAACCTCCGACCGGTTCTCAATGATCGGGTCCATGGTGCTGTGGCTCTTCTGGCCCAGCTTCTGCAGCGCGGTGGTGCCGGACGCTCAGGCCCAGCAAACGGCCGTCAACACCATTATGGCGCTTTGCGGCGCAACGGTTATGACCTTTATCCTGAGCTCGGCATTGCGAAAAGGCAAGCCCGCTATCGCCGACATGGCCAATGCGGCCCTGGCCGGCGGCGTGGCGATAGGCGCCGCATGCAACATCGTCAGCGCGCCCGTCGCTTTCGGGATAGGGCTGCTCGCCGGAGGGCTGTGCGTTATAGGCTATGTCGTGATACAGCCGAAACTTCAGGCCGCGCTTAAGATAGTTGATACCTGCGGCGTGCACAATCTGCACGGCATGCCGGGCCTGCTGGGCGGCCTTGTCGCGATACTTTTCGTTCCCGGCATAATGAAGGCGCAACTTACCGGTATTGTGGTGACGGTAATATTCGCGTATGTCTGCGGCGCTGTCGGCGGATATGTAATCAGGATATTCGGCGCGAAAGCCATGGTTATGGTTTATGAGGACAAGGGCGAGTTCGCGACCGCGGAGGAGTAG